From Candidatus Omnitrophota bacterium:
TGGAATGGACGCCGAGCCTTAAGAAGGCTTTTGAAATAGCGCTTTATTTAAATGATAAGTATGAGTTAGATGGCCGTGACCCAAATGGTTATGCTGGTATTGCTTGGTCTATTGCTGGTGTGCACGATAGGGCATGGGGTGAGCGCGCTATTTTTGGAAAGATTCGTTATATGAACTATAATGGATGCAAAAATAAGTTTGATATTGAAAAATATATAGATAAGGTCAAAGGGGCGAAAGGATAAAATATGAATTGTGTTCTTAGAGAAAAAATTCGTATTGGGATCAGTGCTTGTAATTTTGGTGCGAAGGTGCGCTGGAATCATGTTGGCTGGGACAGAGTAAGTCTGCTTGAAAGACAGCAGCTTGATTACTCTTGGACACCTGTTTGTCCTGAAGTTAATAGTGGGCTTGGAGTTCCCAGATTACCTATGAAATTGGTGTCTGGAAATGGGAATGATTTCTGGGATGATAAGGCAAGAATGAAGAATAGAAACGGAAAAGATGTTGGTGATTCTGTAAAAAGAGGGGCTTTGATTTCTCTGGACATCATTAAAAGAGCCGATGTTGAAGCGTATCTTTTTATGGAGGGCAGTCCTTCTTGTGGTGTCTATCGAACAACCTTGAAAAACGAACGACTTGGCAAGCCTCCGGGTATTTTTGGGTCTTTGCTTTTAAAAGAAGACCTATTTTTAATTCCGGCTATTGATTTAGAAAGTCCTTGGAAATGGTGGGATTGGACTCGACGACTACATGCGTTTGTTTGGTTAAAACGTCAAAAGATTAAAACAAAGAAAGAATTGTATGAGATCTGGCATATATTTAAGTTTATTTGTCAGGAAGTTGATGTCCCAGAAGCAACTGCAATTGGACAAAGATTAGCTAACGCTCCAAAGAAGATCGACGATGATTTTATCTCTGCATGGAAGTCTGATGTTATGCGGTTAATCAGGAGGCCTTCAAAATTAAATAGGATTTATTCGATCATGACTAAGCACTATGCGCATTATAGAAAACAATTTGGCCTTAAATTTAAAGAGATTCAGCCACCTGACATTGCAAGTGGAAAACGGAATTTTGCAGAAGAATTAGGAAAAATGGAAAGACGAGCGATTGGCGAGAATTATCATTTTGCGGGACGCCCAATAATATATCAACCTGAAACAAGATAGGTATAAAACTATTAAGAGAGGACAATGTATGTTTCATCAATTGTTATATGTTAGTGTTGAATCGCATCCGTATACGCAACAAGAGTTGGCCAATCTTTTAGATCAAAGTCGAAAAAACAATCAGATTTTAAATATTACAGGCATGCTTGTTTATTATAAAAAACATTTCTTACAAATTTTAGAAGGAGAAAAAGAAGTTGTTTTAAATCTTTTTCAAAAGATTCGAAAGGATAACCGTCATTTGAGCGTTATCTTATTTTGGGATGAACCAGTTCAGGAGCGAAGTTTTTCAGATTGGACTATGGCATTTGTTGATCTTAATCAAGCGAGTTACCGTCAAAAGCTCAAAGGATTTTCAACATTTCTAAAACAAGGTTTTGGGGAAATCTCTGATAAAAATCTTACAACCGCACAAAAACTCTTAGAAGAGTGCAAAAGTTTGTTATCTTGATTTCTTGGATATGCGTATCCCTGCTATTCTTAAATTATAAAGAATCTAAATAATAGGAGAGGGGATGAAAAATTTAATTTACATAATGTTAATAGTATTTTTGTTGAGTGGGTGTACTAGTTTAGAAGAATATATCATGGGTGCTAAAGTTACTATTGAACATCCCAGCTTAGTTTCAGTTTATAGGACGTGGTTTGGTTTTTCAGGTGAAGAGGAATTGCTCGCTCTTAAGAAAGTTGAAGAATATCTAAGCAAGGAGCAAAATGTTTCTTGGGCAAAAGAATGTTCTCTGAAAACTCTCAAGGCCGAAGAAGATATGAACAAAGAAGAAGTTTTAATGGTTTTGGGT
This genomic window contains:
- a CDS encoding DUF523 domain-containing protein, with protein sequence MNCVLREKIRIGISACNFGAKVRWNHVGWDRVSLLERQQLDYSWTPVCPEVNSGLGVPRLPMKLVSGNGNDFWDDKARMKNRNGKDVGDSVKRGALISLDIIKRADVEAYLFMEGSPSCGVYRTTLKNERLGKPPGIFGSLLLKEDLFLIPAIDLESPWKWWDWTRRLHAFVWLKRQKIKTKKELYEIWHIFKFICQEVDVPEATAIGQRLANAPKKIDDDFISAWKSDVMRLIRRPSKLNRIYSIMTKHYAHYRKQFGLKFKEIQPPDIASGKRNFAEELGKMERRAIGENYHFAGRPIIYQPETR
- a CDS encoding BLUF domain-containing protein: MFHQLLYVSVESHPYTQQELANLLDQSRKNNQILNITGMLVYYKKHFLQILEGEKEVVLNLFQKIRKDNRHLSVILFWDEPVQERSFSDWTMAFVDLNQASYRQKLKGFSTFLKQGFGEISDKNLTTAQKLLEECKSLLS